The following are from one region of the Erwinia billingiae Eb661 genome:
- the nuoG gene encoding NADH-quinone oxidoreductase subunit NuoG produces the protein MATIHVDGKEYDVDGADNLLQACLSLGLDIPYFCWHPALGSVGACRQCAVKQFQNAEDTRGRLVMSCMTPASDGTFISIDDGEAKEFRESVVEWLMTNHPHDCPVCEEGGNCHLQDMTVMTGHSFRRYRFTKRTHRNQDLGPFISHEMNRCIACYRCVRYYKDYADGTDLGVYGAHDNVYFGRPEDGTLESEFSGNLVEVCPTGVFTDKTHSERYNRKWDMQYAPSICQQCSIGCNTSPGERYGEIRRIENRYNGVINHYFLCDRGRFGYGYVNLKDRPRHPMQRRGNDWIALNADQAMQGAADVLRQAKKVIGIGSPRASVESNFALRELVGAANFSTGIPAAEQARLELMLNVLRDSGVHTPALREIESYDAVLVLGEDLTQVGARVALSVRQAVKGKSREMAAAQKVADWQIAAILNIGQNAKHPLFVTNVDKTRLDDIAAWTYCAPVEDQARLGFAIANALDETAPAVSGIDRSLAGKIDVIVQALAGARKPLIISGVHAGSEAMIQAAANVAKALKGRGSDVGITLLAGAANSVGLGLIGGNPLETALDELESGAADAVIVLENDLYRQAPKAKVDAALSNVSNVIVIDHQRTATTEKAGLILSTASFAESDGTVVNQEGRAQRFFQVYDPAYYDTTVEMLESWRWLHSLSSTITSRQPDWTQLDHVIDACIAALPQLAGIKDAAPDASFRIRGQKLARSPARSSGRTAMRANISVHEPRQPQDKDTMFAFSMEGNNQPSAARSQIPFAWAPGWNSPQAWNKFQDEVGGKLRNGDPGVRLFEAGDAQLDWFDAVPEVFAGQANNFRVAPYFHLFGSEEMTQRSGVIQQRMPEAYVMVNPADAATLGVNAGTEVEFSCAGETLRLPVRFSETLQAGQVGLPLGLPGIPPFLLGANIDNLQEAAQ, from the coding sequence ATGGCTACAATTCATGTAGACGGTAAAGAATATGATGTTGATGGTGCGGACAACCTGCTTCAGGCTTGCCTCTCCCTCGGCTTAGATATTCCTTATTTTTGCTGGCACCCGGCGCTCGGTAGCGTCGGTGCCTGCCGCCAGTGTGCGGTGAAGCAATTCCAGAATGCCGAAGATACCCGTGGTCGCCTGGTGATGTCCTGTATGACACCAGCGTCCGACGGGACGTTCATCTCGATTGACGATGGCGAAGCGAAAGAGTTCCGCGAAAGCGTGGTGGAGTGGCTGATGACCAACCACCCACACGATTGTCCGGTCTGCGAAGAGGGCGGTAACTGCCACCTTCAGGATATGACCGTGATGACCGGCCACAGCTTCCGTCGCTACCGCTTCACTAAACGTACTCACAGAAATCAGGATCTCGGCCCGTTCATTTCCCATGAAATGAACCGCTGTATCGCCTGTTATCGCTGCGTGCGTTACTACAAAGATTATGCCGACGGCACCGATCTGGGTGTCTATGGCGCTCACGACAACGTCTACTTCGGTCGTCCGGAAGACGGTACGCTGGAAAGCGAATTCTCCGGTAACCTGGTCGAAGTCTGCCCAACCGGCGTGTTTACCGATAAAACGCACTCAGAGCGTTATAACCGTAAATGGGACATGCAGTACGCCCCAAGCATCTGCCAGCAGTGCAGTATCGGTTGTAACACCAGCCCGGGTGAGCGTTATGGCGAAATTCGCCGCATCGAGAACCGCTATAACGGCGTCATCAACCACTATTTCCTCTGTGACCGTGGCCGCTTTGGTTATGGCTATGTGAACCTGAAAGATCGTCCACGCCATCCTATGCAGCGCCGCGGAAATGACTGGATCGCGCTGAATGCCGATCAGGCCATGCAGGGTGCCGCAGACGTGTTGCGTCAGGCGAAGAAAGTGATCGGTATCGGTTCACCGCGTGCCAGCGTAGAGAGCAACTTTGCGCTGCGTGAGCTGGTCGGTGCCGCAAACTTTTCCACCGGTATTCCGGCAGCCGAGCAGGCGCGTCTGGAGCTGATGCTGAACGTACTGCGCGACAGTGGTGTCCACACCCCGGCGCTGCGTGAAATTGAAAGCTACGATGCGGTGCTGGTGCTCGGCGAAGATCTGACTCAGGTCGGTGCGCGCGTTGCGCTCTCGGTGCGTCAGGCGGTGAAAGGGAAATCGCGTGAGATGGCAGCGGCACAGAAAGTGGCAGACTGGCAGATCGCGGCGATCCTCAACATCGGTCAGAACGCCAAGCATCCGCTGTTCGTCACTAATGTCGATAAAACCCGTCTGGATGACATCGCCGCGTGGACCTACTGCGCGCCGGTCGAAGATCAGGCGCGTTTAGGTTTCGCGATCGCTAACGCGCTGGACGAAACGGCACCGGCGGTGAGCGGCATCGATCGTTCACTGGCAGGCAAAATTGATGTGATCGTTCAGGCGCTGGCCGGCGCAAGAAAGCCACTGATTATCTCTGGCGTTCATGCGGGCAGCGAAGCGATGATTCAGGCGGCGGCCAACGTGGCGAAAGCGCTGAAAGGACGCGGATCGGACGTGGGTATCACGCTGCTGGCCGGTGCGGCAAACAGCGTTGGCCTCGGCCTGATTGGCGGTAACCCGCTGGAAACGGCGCTGGACGAACTGGAAAGCGGCGCAGCCGATGCGGTTATCGTGCTGGAAAACGACCTTTATCGTCAGGCTCCGAAAGCAAAAGTCGATGCGGCGCTGAGCAACGTCTCCAACGTGATCGTCATCGATCACCAGCGGACAGCGACCACGGAAAAAGCCGGTTTGATCCTCTCAACGGCCAGCTTCGCGGAAAGCGATGGCACCGTGGTGAATCAGGAAGGCCGCGCACAGCGCTTCTTCCAGGTTTATGACCCGGCTTACTATGACACCACCGTTGAAATGCTGGAAAGCTGGCGCTGGCTGCACTCGCTGTCCAGCACCATCACCAGCCGTCAGCCGGACTGGACGCAACTGGATCACGTGATTGATGCCTGTATTGCGGCACTGCCGCAGCTGGCGGGGATCAAGGACGCGGCACCGGATGCCAGCTTCCGTATTCGTGGTCAGAAACTGGCCCGTTCCCCGGCGCGTTCAAGTGGTCGTACCGCGATGCGCGCCAATATCAGCGTGCACGAACCGCGTCAGCCGCAGGACAAAGACACCATGTTCGCCTTCTCCATGGAAGGGAACAACCAGCCGTCTGCCGCCCGTTCGCAGATCCCGTTTGCCTGGGCGCCAGGCTGGAACTCCCCACAGGCCTGGAACAAATTCCAGGACGAAGTGGGCGGAAAACTGCGTAACGGCGATCCGGGCGTGCGTCTGTTTGAAGCCGGCGATGCGCAGCTTGACTGGTTTGATGCGGTTCCCGAGGTGTTTGCCGGTCAGGCAAATAACTTCCGCGTCGCGCCTTACTTCCACCTGTTCGGCAGTGAAGAGATGACCCAGCGCTCCGGCGTGATCCAGCAGCGCATGCCTGAGGCCTATGTGATGGTGAACCCGGCGGATGCGGCAACGCTTGGCGTCAATGCCGGGACGGAAGTCGAGTTCAGCTGTGCCGGTGAAACCCTGCGTCTTCCCGTGCGTTTCTCTGAAACGTTGCAGGCAGGGCAGGTTGGTCTGCCATTAGGTCTGCCGGGTATCCCGCCATTCCTGTTGGGTGCCAACATTGACAATCTGCAGGAGGCGGCACAATGA
- the nuoF gene encoding NADH-quinone oxidoreductase subunit NuoF: MTFKQIIRTAEMHPLTWRLRDDKQPVFFDEYRSKNGYAGADKALKTMSQDEIVAAVKDSGLKGRGGAGFSTGLKWSLMPKDESMNIRYLLCNADEMEPGTYKDRLLMEQMPHQLVEGMLISAFALKTYRGYIFLRGEYIEAAVNLRRAIAEATEAGYLGKNILGTGFDFELIVHTGAGRYICGEETALINSLEGRRANPRSKPPFPASAGAWGKPTCVNNVETLSNVPAILANGVDWYKGISTSDDTGTKMMGFSGRVKNPGVWELPFGTTAREILEDYAGGMRDGLKFKAWQPGGAGTDFLTESHLDLPMEFASIGKAGSRLGTALAMAVDHEIGMVSLVRNLEEFFARESCGWCTPCRDGLPWSVKILRALERKEGQPGDIETLLQLCRQLGPGKTFCAHAPGAVEPLQSAIKYFREEFEAGIAPQVYSNAHAIAGIQPNLLKARW, encoded by the coding sequence ATGACATTCAAACAGATCATTCGTACTGCCGAAATGCATCCGCTGACCTGGCGTCTGCGTGACGACAAGCAGCCGGTGTTCTTTGACGAATACCGCAGCAAAAACGGTTACGCCGGTGCTGATAAAGCGCTGAAAACCATGTCACAGGATGAAATTGTGGCAGCGGTAAAAGACTCCGGCCTGAAAGGTCGCGGTGGCGCAGGCTTCTCAACCGGTTTGAAGTGGAGCCTGATGCCGAAAGACGAATCCATGAACATCCGTTACCTGCTGTGTAACGCCGATGAAATGGAGCCGGGCACCTATAAAGACCGTCTGTTGATGGAGCAAATGCCGCACCAGCTGGTGGAAGGCATGCTGATCAGTGCATTCGCGCTGAAAACCTACCGTGGCTACATCTTCCTGCGCGGCGAATACATCGAAGCAGCAGTGAACTTACGTCGGGCGATTGCGGAAGCGACCGAAGCCGGTTACCTGGGGAAAAATATCCTTGGAACCGGTTTTGACTTCGAGCTGATCGTTCACACCGGTGCGGGCCGTTATATCTGTGGTGAAGAAACCGCGCTGATTAACTCGCTGGAAGGACGTCGCGCTAACCCGCGCTCCAAGCCGCCATTCCCTGCATCTGCAGGTGCCTGGGGCAAGCCGACCTGCGTGAACAACGTGGAAACCCTGTCTAACGTTCCGGCGATCCTCGCCAACGGCGTTGACTGGTACAAAGGCATTTCAACCAGCGATGACACCGGCACCAAAATGATGGGCTTCTCCGGTCGGGTAAAAAACCCAGGCGTCTGGGAGCTGCCGTTTGGCACCACCGCCCGTGAGATCCTTGAGGATTACGCCGGCGGCATGCGCGATGGCCTGAAATTCAAAGCCTGGCAGCCAGGCGGTGCAGGGACGGACTTCCTGACCGAATCTCATCTCGACCTGCCGATGGAATTTGCCAGCATTGGTAAAGCCGGAAGTCGTCTGGGAACGGCGCTGGCGATGGCCGTCGATCACGAAATCGGCATGGTGTCGCTGGTGCGTAACCTGGAAGAGTTTTTTGCCCGTGAATCCTGCGGCTGGTGTACGCCATGCCGTGATGGCCTGCCGTGGAGTGTGAAAATCCTCCGCGCGCTGGAGCGCAAAGAAGGGCAGCCGGGCGATATCGAAACCCTGCTGCAACTTTGCCGCCAGCTCGGCCCGGGTAAAACCTTCTGTGCGCACGCGCCAGGTGCAGTAGAGCCACTGCAAAGCGCGATCAAATATTTCCGCGAAGAGTTTGAGGCGGGTATCGCGCCTCAGGTCTATAGCAATGCGCACGCGATTGCCGGTATCCAGCCAAACCTGTTAAAGGCGCGCTGGTAA
- the nuoE gene encoding NADH-quinone oxidoreductase subunit NuoE codes for MHDQRIAIETIEDNNAFVLSTLERDAIEHEKHHYEDARAASIEALKIVQKQRGWVPDGAIHAIADVLGIPASDVEGVATFYSQIFRQPVGRHVIRYCDSVVCHITGFQGIQAALEDNLNIKPGQTTADGRFTLLPTCCLGNCDKGPTMMVDEDTHVHLTPENIVNLLEQYQ; via the coding sequence ATGCACGATCAAAGAATTGCGATCGAAACGATCGAGGATAACAACGCTTTTGTGCTGAGCACGTTGGAACGTGACGCTATCGAGCATGAGAAGCACCATTACGAAGATGCCCGCGCCGCGTCGATTGAAGCACTGAAAATTGTGCAGAAACAGCGTGGCTGGGTGCCGGATGGCGCGATCCATGCCATTGCTGATGTGCTGGGCATTCCAGCCAGTGATGTAGAAGGCGTGGCAACGTTTTACAGCCAGATCTTCCGTCAGCCGGTCGGCCGTCACGTGATCCGCTATTGCGACAGCGTGGTGTGCCACATCACCGGTTTCCAGGGCATTCAGGCCGCGTTAGAAGACAACCTGAATATCAAACCTGGCCAGACCACGGCGGATGGCCGCTTTACGCTGCTGCCAACCTGCTGCCTCGGCAACTGTGACAAGGGCCCGACGATGATGGTGGACGAAGATACGCACGTTCACCTGACGCCGGAAAACATCGTCAACTTACTGGAGCAGTATCAATGA
- the nuoC gene encoding NADH-quinone oxidoreductase subunit C/D has translation MTDLTTQDLAQPEWQTRDHQDDPVIGELRNRFGPDAFTVQPTRTGVPVVWVKREQLLEIVEFLRKLPKPYVMLYDLHGMDERLRTHRAGLPAADFSVFYHFISIERNRDIMLKVALSENDLHVPTVTKIFANANWYERETWEMFGITFDGHPHLTRIMMPQDWEGHPLRKDYPARATEFDPFELTKKTEDLAMEQMTFKPEDWGMKRGNATEDFMFLNLGPNHPSAHGAFRIILQLDGEEIVDCVPDVGYHHRGAEKMGERQSWHSYIPYTDRIEYLGGCVNEMPYVLAVEKLAGIKVPERVDVIRVMLSELFRINSHLLYISTFIQDVGAMSPVFFAFTDRQKIYDVVEAITGFRMHPAWFRIGGVAHDLPKGWEGLLREFINWLPKRLKAYEQTALKNSVLIARSKGVSAYNMEEALAWGTTGAGLRATGLDFDVRKWRPYSGYENFDFEIPIGDGVSCAYTRVMLKMEEMRQSLRILEQCLNNMPEGPFKADHPLTTPPPKERTLQHIETLITHFLQVSWGPVMPANESFQMIEATKGINSYYLTSDGSTMSYRTRVRTPSFPHLQQIPSVINGSLVSDLIVYLGSIDFVMSDVDR, from the coding sequence CGGCGAGCTGCGTAACCGTTTTGGGCCTGATGCCTTCACCGTTCAGCCTACCCGTACCGGCGTGCCGGTGGTGTGGGTGAAGCGTGAACAGCTGCTGGAGATCGTAGAATTCTTACGCAAGCTGCCAAAACCTTATGTGATGCTGTATGACTTACATGGGATGGATGAGCGTCTTCGTACTCACCGCGCCGGTTTACCTGCCGCGGATTTTTCCGTTTTCTATCACTTCATTTCCATTGAACGTAACCGTGACATCATGCTCAAGGTGGCGTTGTCTGAAAACGACCTGCATGTGCCAACCGTCACCAAAATTTTCGCCAATGCCAACTGGTACGAGCGTGAAACCTGGGAAATGTTCGGCATCACCTTTGATGGCCACCCGCACCTGACGCGCATCATGATGCCGCAGGACTGGGAAGGGCATCCGCTGCGTAAAGACTATCCGGCACGCGCCACCGAATTCGATCCGTTTGAGCTGACCAAGAAAACGGAAGATTTGGCGATGGAGCAGATGACCTTCAAGCCGGAAGACTGGGGCATGAAGCGGGGCAACGCGACTGAGGACTTTATGTTCCTCAACCTCGGGCCTAACCACCCGTCAGCGCACGGTGCTTTCCGCATCATTCTGCAGCTGGATGGCGAAGAGATTGTCGACTGTGTGCCGGACGTGGGTTACCACCACCGTGGCGCAGAGAAGATGGGTGAACGTCAGTCCTGGCACAGCTACATTCCTTACACTGACCGCATCGAATACCTTGGCGGTTGCGTAAACGAAATGCCGTACGTGCTGGCGGTTGAAAAGCTGGCCGGTATCAAGGTGCCCGAGCGCGTTGACGTTATCCGCGTGATGCTTTCAGAGCTGTTCCGTATAAACAGCCACCTGCTGTATATCTCGACCTTTATTCAGGACGTTGGGGCGATGTCTCCGGTGTTCTTTGCCTTTACCGATCGCCAGAAAATTTACGACGTGGTTGAAGCCATCACCGGTTTCCGTATGCATCCGGCCTGGTTCCGCATTGGCGGCGTGGCGCACGACCTGCCGAAAGGCTGGGAAGGCCTGCTGCGTGAGTTCATCAACTGGCTGCCAAAACGTCTGAAGGCGTACGAGCAAACCGCGCTGAAAAACTCGGTGTTGATCGCCCGTTCGAAAGGCGTTTCTGCCTACAACATGGAAGAAGCGTTAGCCTGGGGCACCACCGGCGCCGGTCTGCGTGCGACGGGGCTGGACTTCGATGTGCGTAAATGGCGTCCGTACTCCGGCTACGAAAACTTCGACTTCGAAATTCCGATTGGCGATGGCGTGAGCTGTGCTTACACCCGTGTGATGCTGAAGATGGAAGAGATGCGCCAGAGTCTGCGCATTCTTGAACAGTGTCTGAACAACATGCCGGAAGGCCCGTTCAAAGCGGATCACCCGCTGACAACGCCGCCACCGAAAGAGCGCACGCTGCAGCATATCGAAACCCTGATTACTCACTTCCTGCAGGTGTCGTGGGGCCCGGTGATGCCGGCCAACGAATCCTTCCAGATGATTGAAGCGACGAAAGGGATCAACAGTTACTACCTGACCAGCGACGGCAGCACCATGAGCTACCGCACCCGTGTGCGCACGCCGAGCTTCCCGCACCTGCAGCAGATCCCGTCAGTGATCAACGGCAGCCTGGTATCCGATCTGATCGTATACCTCGGTAGTATCGATTTTGTTATGTCAGACGTGGACCGCTAA